A genomic region of Metopolophium dirhodum isolate CAU chromosome 1, ASM1992520v1, whole genome shotgun sequence contains the following coding sequences:
- the LOC132935215 gene encoding uncharacterized protein LOC132935215: MDSKHISSITEASLEGLLNNCSQPNVSHATNNSYFTEKNFEDFVNKINVENYLPNHDESSDSEYSASIACMYIDSKNEKQQNVKCELAFTSYEKHVNVSESNSQEFTNTKLVDVKIVSMQKSFPSTVLPIMKILSPKSGPHICLECCFKCNKVFRVLDNPSHIIRIQSINKKNEFFKIEPSLCDDSCLCDLCWKDLEKTYKSIKSNNRKEETYSEKKYRLLERYAKKNVSKNQNQARRCSIHLCSRPYCQKMTVNECENIKKLFLTVESFHLIFVQSTKQTKDFLKFPFRLCKIHSDMILVMSTCQICGDKLNAPFNTEDWLMYKIWNFVLIENHLPLILKPAMFMCVTCKRHISKTSPGFPTFDLPRLREYILKSNAIRLKLYGESQYNLFNICQESTYLESPIVFPNTKEEKEFVRLTKVKFSDPLITTIYNYEIGCSKNYIKSVTSTALKNKAEQNLCTPKLELKHEGLDTNNIMSSFIAAVEPSDAIVNPVSIKRKQSNVICDTISNKDVKKQRKNKKYSFYEKNSTDDNNTKFYKNKNIAHSNSKIFSETNSEEILPDCGKEETDYIILDSYDDLSLDSHSELIKSKFEIKPAYEIEMDKNDTKSITGSALLNVAKQNRCTPKLELKDGLDTIKLEEEYFKTYDNSLQNLCQVDNVEIVENESRIFGSRQVVCEHNEIENNQSELNSHGTCEQKATLYNCGGDPKDSINSSKSLIHPSSHINRYSKRLSSDNIEPLIIKDIKTTSSSPNQKNSIDSPKKNVVSIPYLPDDNKTFICMTLQYPTKFNIQFPVGIVKRK; encoded by the exons atggatAGTAAGCATATTAGTAGTATAACTGAAGCTAGCTTGGAAGGATTATTAAATAACTGTTCTCAGCCAAATGTATCCCACGCAacaaataattcttattttactgaaaaaaattttgaagatTTTGTAAATAAGATCAATGTAGAAAATTATTTACCAAATCATGATGAATCAAGTGATTCAGAATATTCTGCCAGTATAGCTTGTATGTATATTgatagtaaaaatgaaaaacaacaaaatgtaaaatgtgaATTAGCCTTTACATCATATGAAAAACATGTCAATGTTTCTGAATCAAATTCGCAG gaatttacaaatacaaaattagttGACG ttaaaattgtaaGTATGCAGAAAAGTTTTCCGTCAACTGTATTGCCAATAAT gaaaatattaTCACCAAAATCAGGACCACATATTTGCCTTGAATgctgttttaaatgtaataaagttTTTCGTGTACTTGACAATCCTTCACATATAATTCGGATACAAAGTATTAAcaagaaaaatgaatttttcaaaa TTGAGCCATCATTATGTGATGATTCATGCCTTTGTGATTTATGCTGGAAAGACCTGGAAAAAACTTATAAATCCATTAAATCTAATAATAGAAAAGAAGAAACATATTCAGAAAAAAAGTATAGATTGTTAGAAcgttatgcaaaaaaaaatgtttcaaaaaatcaaaatcaagcTAGGAGATGTTCAATACATTTATGCTCTCGACCTTATTGTCAAAAAATGACAGTAAATGAgtgtgaaaatattaaaaaattatttttaacagttgAATCTTTTCat ttaattttcgTTCAATCTACAAAACAAACTAAAGACTTTTTGAAATTTCCCTTTCGTCTTTGTAAAATCCATAGCGATAtg ATCTTGGTAATGTCAACATGTCAAATCTGTGGTGACAAACTAAATGCACCATTTAACACTGAAGACTGgttaatgtacaaaatatggaATTTTGTATTGATTGAAAACCATCTTCCTTTAATATTGAAACCAGCTATGTTTATGTGTGTGACTTGTAAAAGACACATTTCTAAAACAAGTCCAGGTTTCCCAACTTTTGATTTGCCACGTTTACGAGAATATATCCTTAAAAG CAATGCAATTCGCTTAAAATTATATGGGGAATCACAGTATAACTTGTTCAATATATGTCAAGAATCAACATATTTGGAATCTCCCATTGTTTTTCCCAATACTAAAGAAGAAAAAGAATTTGTACGTTTGACAAAAGTTAAGTTTTCTGATCCTTTGATaactacaatttataattatgaaattggctgttctaaaaattatattaaatcagtAACTAGCactgcattaaaaaataaagctgAACAAAATCTGTGTACACCTAAATTAGAGTTAAAACATGAAGGACTTGatactaacaatattatgagtTCATTTATTGCAGCAGTAGAACCATCTGATGCAATAGTTAATCCTGTttcaataaaaagaaaacaaagcAATGTTATATGCGATACGATTTCTAATAAAGATGTAAagaaacaaagaaaaaataaaaaatacagtttcTATGAAAAAAATTCCACAGATGACAATAATACCAAattctacaaaaataaaaatattgctcaTTCAA attctaaaatattttctgaaactAACAGTGAAGAAATATTACCAGATTGTGGAAAAGAAGAAACAGATTACATAATATTGGACTCATATGATGATTTGAGTTTAGATTCTCACAGTGAATTGATTAagtctaaatttgaaataaaaccaGCTTATGAAATAGAAATGgataaaaatgatacaaaatCAATAACTGGCTCTGCATTATTAAATGTAGCTAAACAAAATCGATGTACACCTAAATTAGAGTTAAAAGATGGACTTGATACTATAAAACTTGAAGAAGAATATTTTAAGACATATGATAATTCACTCCAAAATTTATGTCAAGTTGACAATGTAGAAATTGTGGAAAACGAGTCAAGGATTTTTGGTTCCCGCCAAGTTGTGTGTGAACACaatgaaatagaaaataatcaaAGCGAGCTAAATTCTCATGGTACATGTGAACAAAAAGCAACTTTATACAATTGTGGTGGTGACCCTAAAGACAGTATTAATTCCTCAAAGTCGCTTATTCATCCATCATCACATATTAATCGTTACAGCAAACGATTATCATCTGATAATATTGAACCACTtataattaaagatattaagACTACTTCTAGTTCACCAAACCAGAAAAATTCAATTGattcaccaaaaaaaaatgttgtaagtaTTCCTTACTTGCCAGatgataataaaacatttatatgtatGACTCTACAATATccaactaaatttaatattcaattccCAGTTGGTATTGTAAAGCGCAAATAG